One segment of Pseudoalteromonas rubra DNA contains the following:
- a CDS encoding efflux RND transporter periplasmic adaptor subunit, producing the protein MFASQYKRALVTALVASAVSFSQLVNAAQPVTVEPVSQGQLTSQLAVNGTLHGKRDMVITAGVSGRLQYVAEPGLEVAQGDVLVRMDTLPLELEKARQLEMLKRARVNLRFQKQELARLTELAKTSSAAASQVDKVQNAHDLVLSDIALAQVELRVIEDQLNRATVTAPFSGIISKRYHRAGRDVSRADELLNLVDIHQLEARLYVPVKYLSYVRTGQFLPVSAGNLDAPQTTTAQVSAVIPATDPRSQTFEVRAMLDQPGESENQQHWAVGQLVDVSVPLAASDRALLVNRDALILRKQGIHVVKIDASNTATQIPVTVGQGQGQQVAITPKPNHQLIAGDRVAVRGAERLTDGQEVEVQN; encoded by the coding sequence ATGTTTGCAAGTCAATATAAACGCGCTTTAGTCACCGCCCTTGTAGCCAGTGCCGTCAGCTTCAGTCAGCTAGTTAACGCAGCCCAGCCCGTGACAGTTGAGCCTGTATCTCAGGGCCAGCTTACCAGTCAGCTGGCCGTCAATGGAACCTTACATGGCAAGCGTGATATGGTCATCACGGCTGGTGTATCAGGCCGATTACAATACGTTGCAGAGCCCGGTTTGGAGGTTGCGCAAGGTGATGTTCTGGTGCGTATGGATACCCTGCCGCTTGAGCTTGAAAAAGCACGCCAGCTAGAGATGCTCAAACGCGCTCGAGTGAATTTACGATTTCAGAAACAAGAACTCGCACGCCTGACTGAACTGGCTAAAACCAGCAGTGCTGCAGCCAGTCAGGTAGACAAAGTACAAAATGCCCATGATTTGGTGCTCTCAGATATCGCGCTGGCGCAAGTTGAGCTCAGGGTGATTGAAGATCAACTCAACCGGGCAACGGTAACAGCCCCATTCTCAGGCATCATTAGCAAACGTTACCATCGCGCCGGTCGAGACGTCAGCCGGGCTGATGAATTACTGAACCTGGTAGACATCCACCAGCTTGAAGCGCGCCTGTATGTACCCGTGAAATACCTCAGCTATGTGCGCACTGGCCAATTCTTACCTGTTAGTGCCGGTAATCTGGATGCCCCGCAAACCACAACCGCGCAGGTCAGTGCCGTGATCCCAGCCACCGATCCGCGCTCGCAAACCTTTGAAGTGCGTGCAATGCTCGACCAGCCGGGAGAGTCAGAGAACCAGCAACACTGGGCTGTCGGACAACTGGTAGATGTATCCGTGCCACTGGCAGCCAGCGACCGGGCATTATTAGTTAATCGCGATGCACTGATCTTGCGCAAGCAAGGTATTCACGTGGTGAAAATCGATGCCAGTAACACGGCAACACAAATCCCCGTAACAGTCGGTCAGGGTCAGGGTCAGCAAGTGGCCATTACCCCCAAGCCAAACCATCAGCTCATTGCAGGAGACAGAGTTGCTGTACGGGGCGCAGAACGACTGACCGATGGTCAGGAAGTTGAGGTACAAAATTAA